A stretch of the Oenococcus sp. UCMA 16435 genome encodes the following:
- a CDS encoding amino acid permease: MNSIFQKMFRKEDPLVYQDKDSHLIRSLTTKDFLALGVGTIVSTSIFTLPGVVAAQHAGPAVSLSFLCAAIVAGMVAFAYAEMAAAMPFAGSAYSWINVVFGEFWGWIAGWALLAEYFIAVAFVASGLSANFQGLISPLGFKLPTTLSIASTGSNGGLMDLFAIVVILLVATLLSRGASQTARVENTLVILKVIAILVFIFVGATAIKSKNYIPFIPKYHLNADGSAFGGWQGIYAGVSEIFLAYIGFDSIAANSAEAKNPQKTMPRGILGSLFIAVFLFISVALVLVGMFRYSDYANNAEPVGWALRQSGHEIIATVVQSVAVVGMFTALIGMMLAGSRLLYSFGRDGLLPKALGKLSNNLPSRALIVLTIIGIALGAFFPFTFLAQLISAGTLIAFMFVSLGIYALRPREGKDIPEPSFKMPLYPVLPALGFLGALAIFWGLDIQAKIYALGWFIFGMIIYFGYGIKHSTATIDKKAEK; this comes from the coding sequence ATGAACAGTATTTTTCAGAAAATGTTCCGTAAAGAGGATCCGCTAGTTTACCAAGATAAGGATTCCCATCTTATTCGAAGTCTTACAACTAAGGACTTTTTGGCGCTTGGTGTTGGAACAATTGTTTCCACATCAATTTTTACTTTGCCGGGAGTCGTCGCAGCCCAACACGCCGGCCCCGCTGTTTCCCTTTCGTTTTTGTGTGCCGCAATTGTTGCCGGCATGGTTGCTTTCGCCTACGCTGAAATGGCTGCTGCAATGCCATTCGCCGGTTCGGCATATTCATGGATCAACGTGGTTTTCGGCGAGTTTTGGGGCTGGATTGCCGGTTGGGCATTACTAGCCGAATACTTCATTGCCGTAGCCTTTGTAGCATCGGGCTTATCTGCAAACTTTCAAGGTCTGATTTCACCATTAGGATTCAAGTTGCCTACTACTTTATCAATTGCTTCAACAGGATCCAATGGCGGCTTAATGGACCTGTTCGCAATTGTCGTCATCCTATTGGTTGCCACTTTGCTTTCTCGGGGTGCATCGCAAACTGCCCGCGTTGAAAACACACTAGTTATTTTAAAAGTTATCGCTATTTTAGTATTTATTTTTGTTGGTGCAACCGCCATTAAAAGCAAAAACTATATACCGTTTATTCCAAAGTACCACCTTAATGCAGATGGTTCTGCATTTGGTGGTTGGCAAGGAATTTATGCTGGGGTTTCAGAAATTTTCCTAGCTTATATCGGTTTTGATTCAATTGCAGCAAATTCGGCAGAAGCTAAGAACCCACAAAAAACAATGCCTCGTGGGATTCTCGGATCTTTATTTATTGCTGTTTTCCTTTTCATTTCCGTTGCCTTAGTACTTGTTGGTATGTTCCGTTACTCTGATTATGCAAACAACGCCGAACCAGTTGGTTGGGCTCTTCGCCAAAGCGGCCACGAAATCATCGCGACTGTCGTCCAGTCGGTCGCAGTTGTTGGTATGTTTACCGCGCTCATTGGAATGATGCTTGCGGGTTCACGACTTCTTTATTCATTTGGGCGTGATGGTTTGCTTCCAAAAGCACTTGGTAAGCTGAGCAACAATTTACCAAGTCGTGCTTTAATTGTCCTAACAATTATCGGCATTGCATTAGGCGCATTTTTCCCATTTACTTTCTTGGCCCAATTAATTTCGGCCGGAACGTTAATTGCTTTTATGTTCGTTTCACTTGGAATTTATGCGCTGCGTCCTCGCGAAGGAAAAGACATTCCGGAACCAAGTTTTAAAATGCCGCTTTATCCAGTATTGCCCGCACTTGGATTCTTAGGTGCTCTAGCTATTTTTTGGGGTCTTGATATCCAAGCAAAGATTTATGCCCTTGGTTGGTTTATCTTTGGAATGATTATTTACTTTGGTTACGGGATAAAGCATTCAACCGCAACTATTGACAAAAAAGCAGAGAAGTAA